One genomic region from Vitis riparia cultivar Riparia Gloire de Montpellier isolate 1030 chromosome 17, EGFV_Vit.rip_1.0, whole genome shotgun sequence encodes:
- the LOC117934429 gene encoding 60S ribosomal protein L27a-3, with amino-acid sequence MTTRFKKNRKKRGHVSAGHGRIGKHRKHPGGRGNAGGMHHHRILFDKYHPGYFGKVGMRYFHKLRNKFYCPIVNIDKLWSLIPQDVKDKASPDNAPLIDVTQFGYFKVLGKGALPESKPIVVKAKLVSKIAEKKIKEAGGAVVLTA; translated from the coding sequence atgaCGACTCGGTTCAAGAAGAACAGGAAGAAGCGCGGCCACGTCAGCGCCGGCCATGGCCGTATCGGAAAACATAGAAAGCATCCCGGTGGTCGCGGTAACGCCGGAGGTATGCACCATCACCGAATCCTCTTCGACAAGTACCATCCTGGTTACTTCGGCAAGGTCGGTATGCGATACTTCCACAAGCTTCGTAATAAGTTCTACTGCCCGATCGTCAACATCGACAAGCTCTGGTCCCTTATCCCCCAAGATGTCAAGGATAAGGCCTCTCCCGACAACGCCCCCTTGATCGACGTCACTCAGTTTGGCTATTTCAAGGTTTTGGGTAAAGGAGCTTTGCCGGAGTCGAAGCCGATTGTTGTGAAGGCCAAGCTGGTGTCGAAGATCGCCGAGAAGAAGATTAAGGAGGCCGGCGGTGCCGTTGTTCTCACTGCCTAG